From Amycolatopsis sp. YIM 10, the proteins below share one genomic window:
- a CDS encoding xanthine dehydrogenase family protein molybdopterin-binding subunit, whose amino-acid sequence MTQLQEAPATKAVGRPLDRVDGAVKTTGEARYAAEFPYPGLAYASMVHSTVARGRITAIDTAAALAVPGVLAVITHENAPPMKKPAKPNPLNLSTLASGTRVNYLNTDEVFWNGQPIAVVVADTLEAAREATALVRAEYEVLKSTVDFNAEQGNAKPQPNSMIQSGGAKKGDAEAALAAAPVSVDLRFSTPAHNHNAIEPHATTALWDGDRLTVHEATQSVDWVRRHLALKFGVPVGGVRVLAPFVGGGFGGKGAVWAGTVLTALAARVTGRPVRMLLSRESVYRTVGGRTPSTQRVALGADTDGRLTSLIHTSITQTGSGGGGPEQVTSQSRHLYAAENILVQQNLVELDTTPNTFMRAPGESIGTFALEAGVDELAYRLGIDPIELRMRNEPTVNPLDGKKFAHRMLRECFVRGAAEFGWADRTPEPGSMRDGQWLVGWGVAAAYHPAWQFPANVRVRWSADGSVLVRCGFQEMGMGAATAQAQIAADALGVPVDSVRVEYGDTALPIGPSAGGSAQTASIAASLLSACEKLTNALGALAKKHPGGSPAEIITAAGKPYLEVSVGADSGLGAVAGQVRFMSKFVMDQRRWVKAASGAHFCEVRVDPDTGETRISRWTGVFDVGRVINAKTATSQLKGGIVMGIGMALSEETLVDPRTGRIMNPSLSEYHVPVHADIPPINVHYLDVPAPTMPLGLLGIGEVGITGVAGAVANAIHHATGKRLRDLPLTLDKLL is encoded by the coding sequence ATGACCCAACTCCAGGAAGCCCCCGCAACCAAGGCCGTCGGCCGCCCGCTCGATCGGGTCGACGGCGCGGTGAAGACCACCGGGGAAGCGCGTTACGCCGCGGAGTTCCCGTACCCGGGCCTGGCCTACGCGAGCATGGTGCACTCGACCGTGGCCCGTGGCCGGATCACCGCCATCGACACCGCGGCCGCGCTCGCCGTGCCCGGGGTGCTGGCCGTGATCACCCACGAGAACGCGCCACCGATGAAAAAGCCGGCCAAGCCGAACCCGTTGAACCTGAGCACGCTGGCCTCGGGCACCAGGGTGAACTACCTCAACACCGACGAGGTGTTCTGGAACGGGCAGCCGATCGCGGTGGTCGTCGCCGACACGCTCGAAGCCGCCCGCGAGGCCACCGCACTCGTGCGCGCCGAGTACGAGGTTCTCAAGTCCACTGTGGACTTCAACGCCGAGCAGGGCAACGCCAAACCCCAGCCGAACAGCATGATCCAGTCCGGCGGCGCGAAGAAGGGCGACGCCGAAGCCGCACTCGCCGCCGCCCCGGTCTCGGTGGACCTGCGGTTCTCCACCCCGGCGCACAACCACAACGCGATCGAGCCGCACGCCACCACCGCGCTCTGGGATGGCGACCGGCTGACCGTGCACGAAGCCACGCAGAGCGTCGACTGGGTGCGACGGCATCTGGCGCTGAAGTTCGGCGTGCCGGTCGGCGGGGTCCGCGTGCTCGCGCCGTTTGTCGGCGGCGGGTTCGGCGGCAAGGGCGCGGTGTGGGCGGGCACCGTGCTGACCGCGCTCGCGGCCAGGGTGACCGGGCGGCCGGTGCGCATGCTGCTCAGCCGCGAGAGCGTGTACCGCACGGTCGGCGGGCGGACACCGTCCACGCAGCGGGTCGCGCTCGGCGCGGACACCGACGGGCGGCTGACCTCACTCATCCACACCAGCATCACGCAGACCGGCAGCGGGGGCGGTGGCCCGGAGCAGGTCACCTCGCAGTCTCGGCACCTCTACGCCGCCGAGAACATCCTGGTGCAGCAGAACCTGGTCGAACTCGACACCACACCGAACACCTTCATGCGCGCGCCCGGTGAGTCCATCGGCACCTTCGCGCTGGAGGCCGGCGTCGACGAACTGGCCTACCGGCTCGGCATCGACCCGATCGAGCTGCGGATGCGGAACGAACCGACGGTGAACCCGCTGGACGGCAAGAAGTTCGCGCACCGGATGCTGCGCGAGTGCTTCGTGCGCGGCGCCGCCGAATTCGGCTGGGCGGACCGGACCCCGGAGCCCGGCTCGATGCGGGACGGGCAGTGGCTGGTCGGCTGGGGCGTCGCGGCGGCGTACCACCCGGCGTGGCAGTTCCCGGCCAACGTGCGGGTGCGCTGGTCGGCCGACGGCTCGGTGCTGGTCCGCTGCGGCTTCCAGGAAATGGGCATGGGCGCCGCGACCGCACAGGCGCAGATCGCCGCGGACGCGCTCGGTGTCCCGGTCGACTCGGTGCGCGTCGAATACGGCGACACCGCATTGCCGATCGGCCCCAGCGCGGGCGGCTCCGCCCAGACGGCCAGCATCGCGGCGAGCCTGCTGTCCGCCTGCGAGAAGCTCACGAACGCACTGGGCGCGCTGGCGAAGAAGCACCCCGGTGGCTCCCCCGCCGAGATCATCACCGCCGCCGGAAAGCCGTACCTGGAAGTCTCGGTCGGGGCCGATTCCGGGTTGGGCGCGGTGGCCGGGCAGGTCCGGTTCATGTCGAAGTTCGTGATGGACCAGCGGCGCTGGGTGAAGGCGGCCAGCGGGGCGCACTTCTGCGAGGTGCGCGTCGACCCGGACACCGGCGAAACCCGGATATCCCGCTGGACCGGCGTCTTCGACGTGGGCCGGGTCATCAACGCGAAGACCGCCACCAGCCAGCTCAAGGGCGGGATCGTGATGGGCATCGGCATGGCACTGTCGGAGGAAACCCTCGTCGACCCGCGTACCGGGCGGATCATGAACCCGAGCCTGTCGGAGTACCACGTCCCCGTGCACGCCGACATTCCACCCATCAACGTGCACTACCTCGACGTCCCAGCCCCGACGATGCCCCTGGGCCTGCTGGGCATCGGCGAGGTGGGCATCACCGGCGTCGCCGGCGCCGTCGCGAACGCCATCCACCACGCCACCGGCAAACGCCTACGAGACCTCCCCCTCACCCTGGACAAACTCCTCTGA
- a CDS encoding class I SAM-dependent methyltransferase, translated as MTAGVNDYDSFAEAYDAENESSLNNAYYERPATLALAGDVAGRRILDAGCGAGPLFEALRDRGALVSGFDRSAGMVDLALRRLGSDADLRVADLAEELPYPDDTFDDVIASLVLHYLEDWGPTLGETRRVLKPGGRLIISVNHPTAEYCFARLSGTRPDYFATYASTDEMMLGDVAAPVRYWNRPLHAMTDAFTAAGFRISLISEPQPIPAAKEKFPEDFYLLSTAPSFLFFVLEA; from the coding sequence ATGACCGCAGGGGTGAACGACTACGACAGCTTCGCCGAGGCGTATGACGCCGAGAACGAAAGCAGTCTCAACAACGCCTACTACGAACGGCCCGCGACGCTGGCCCTCGCCGGGGACGTGGCCGGGAGGCGGATCCTCGACGCAGGCTGCGGCGCGGGCCCGTTGTTCGAGGCGCTGCGCGACCGGGGCGCGTTGGTGTCCGGTTTCGACCGGAGCGCCGGAATGGTCGACCTGGCCCTGCGCCGACTCGGTTCCGACGCGGACCTGCGGGTCGCCGACCTGGCGGAGGAGTTGCCCTACCCGGACGACACCTTCGACGACGTCATCGCCTCGCTGGTGTTGCACTACCTCGAGGACTGGGGCCCGACCCTCGGCGAGACGCGCCGCGTACTCAAGCCAGGCGGACGGCTCATCATTTCGGTCAACCACCCCACGGCCGAGTACTGCTTCGCGCGCCTTTCGGGGACGCGGCCGGACTACTTCGCGACCTACGCTTCGACCGACGAAATGATGCTGGGCGATGTGGCGGCCCCAGTGAGGTACTGGAACCGCCCACTGCACGCCATGACCGACGCCTTCACCGCGGCGGGCTTCCGGATCTCGCTCATCAGCGAACCGCAGCCGATACCGGCCGCCAAGGAAAAGTTCCCCGAGGATTTCTATCTGCTCTCGACGGCTCCCAGCTTTCTCTTCTTCGTCCTGGAGGCTTAG
- a CDS encoding DinB family protein — protein sequence MGIDRISPPLRGDERETLRAFLDFHRATLEMKCEGLSTEELRRQSSPPSTLSLLGLVRHLAEVERTWFRRVINREEGLPFLWSSEKDFQAAYDASNATREEAFEAWRAEVEHSRRIEREAESLDVTGHNSRWGEDVSLRLVMLHLIHEYARHNGHADFLREAIDGEVGA from the coding sequence ATGGGGATCGACCGGATCAGCCCGCCGCTGCGCGGGGACGAACGCGAAACGCTGCGCGCATTCCTGGACTTCCACCGCGCCACGCTGGAAATGAAGTGCGAAGGATTGTCCACAGAGGAATTGCGGCGGCAGTCGAGCCCGCCGTCGACGCTTTCGCTGCTCGGGCTGGTCCGTCACCTGGCCGAAGTGGAGCGGACCTGGTTCCGCCGGGTGATCAACCGAGAAGAAGGCCTTCCGTTCCTCTGGTCGTCCGAAAAGGACTTCCAGGCGGCGTACGACGCCTCGAACGCCACCCGTGAGGAGGCGTTCGAGGCGTGGCGGGCCGAAGTGGAGCATTCCCGCCGGATCGAGCGTGAAGCGGAATCCCTCGACGTGACCGGGCACAACTCCCGCTGGGGCGAGGATGTCTCGCTGCGATTGGTGATGCTGCACCTGATTCACGAGTACGCCAGGCACAACGGCCACGCCGACTTCCTGCGCGAGGCCATCGACGGCGAAGTCGGGGCCTGA
- a CDS encoding glycosyltransferase family 39 protein yields MTATLTAPARPAPSTSDTVPPRWVRPAFWGLLLATAVLYLWNLGASGWANSFYAEAAQAGSMDWKAWFFGSLDPGNTITVDKPPAALWLMGLSGRIFGFSSWSMLVPQALLGVGSVVLLYAAVRRWSGPGAGLLAGAALAVTPVAALMFRFNNPDALLTFLLVLGGYCVVRALEKASPKWLALAGVAIGFGFLAKMMQAFLVLPAFGLVYLIAAPTGLGKRLLHLFGAAVTVVVSAGWYIAVVDLWPASSRPYIGGSADNTELDLALGYNGLGRIFGGAGNGGGMGGAGGGNIGFGGETGLGRMFGDSFGTEVSWLLPAALIGLVAGLWFTRWRPRTDRTRAALVLWGGWLVVTALVFSYMEGTVHPYYAVALAPAITAVVAISGRELWRGREHLAPRLFLAGMVAVTAVWSYILLDRSSAWQPAIRWTILVLGILVATAVAVGVHEFRRVTRAVAVAAVTVGLAGTLVFGMATAAVPHSGSIPISGPASGMAFGMPEGEAPSADLVAALQASPEQWAAASNGTRGAAALQLVSGKSVMPIGGFNGGDPAPTLAQFQQYVAEGKIGYYITDGGRMGGPGGGSNEIAEWVEANFTATTIGGQSVYDLTP; encoded by the coding sequence GTGACCGCCACCCTGACCGCCCCCGCCCGCCCTGCGCCGTCCACTTCGGACACAGTGCCGCCCCGCTGGGTGCGGCCGGCCTTCTGGGGGCTGCTGCTCGCGACGGCCGTGCTGTACCTGTGGAACCTCGGTGCGTCCGGGTGGGCCAACTCGTTCTACGCCGAAGCCGCCCAAGCCGGTTCGATGGACTGGAAGGCGTGGTTCTTCGGTTCGCTCGACCCCGGCAACACGATCACCGTGGACAAACCGCCCGCGGCGCTGTGGCTGATGGGCCTGTCCGGGCGGATCTTCGGCTTCTCCAGCTGGAGCATGCTGGTGCCGCAGGCGTTGCTCGGCGTCGGCTCGGTGGTGCTGCTGTACGCGGCGGTCCGCCGGTGGTCCGGTCCCGGCGCGGGATTGCTCGCCGGTGCCGCGCTGGCGGTGACCCCGGTGGCGGCGCTGATGTTCCGCTTCAACAACCCGGACGCGCTGCTGACCTTCCTGCTGGTGCTCGGCGGTTACTGCGTGGTGCGCGCGCTGGAGAAGGCGTCGCCGAAGTGGCTGGCGCTGGCGGGCGTGGCGATCGGGTTCGGCTTCCTGGCCAAGATGATGCAGGCGTTCCTGGTGCTGCCCGCGTTCGGGCTGGTGTACCTGATCGCCGCGCCGACGGGACTGGGCAAGCGGCTCCTCCACCTGTTCGGCGCGGCTGTCACCGTGGTGGTTTCGGCGGGCTGGTACATCGCGGTCGTGGATCTGTGGCCCGCGTCCTCGCGGCCGTACATCGGCGGGTCCGCCGACAACACCGAACTCGACCTGGCGCTGGGCTACAACGGGCTCGGCCGCATCTTCGGCGGTGCCGGCAACGGCGGCGGCATGGGCGGCGCCGGTGGCGGGAACATCGGGTTCGGCGGGGAAACCGGGCTGGGCCGGATGTTCGGCGACAGCTTCGGCACCGAGGTCTCCTGGCTGCTGCCCGCCGCGCTGATCGGCCTGGTCGCCGGGCTCTGGTTCACCCGCTGGCGGCCGCGCACCGACCGCACGCGCGCCGCGCTGGTGCTGTGGGGCGGCTGGCTGGTGGTGACCGCGCTGGTGTTCAGCTACATGGAGGGCACCGTGCACCCGTACTACGCGGTCGCGCTGGCGCCGGCGATCACCGCGGTGGTGGCGATCAGCGGGCGCGAGCTGTGGCGCGGCCGTGAGCACCTCGCGCCCCGGTTGTTCCTGGCCGGCATGGTCGCGGTGACCGCGGTGTGGAGCTACATCCTGCTCGACCGGTCCTCGGCGTGGCAGCCGGCGATCCGCTGGACGATCCTGGTGCTCGGCATCCTGGTCGCCACCGCGGTCGCGGTCGGCGTGCACGAGTTCCGCCGGGTCACGCGGGCGGTGGCGGTCGCGGCGGTGACCGTCGGGTTGGCGGGCACGCTGGTGTTCGGGATGGCCACCGCGGCCGTGCCGCACTCCGGCTCGATCCCGATTTCCGGGCCCGCGAGCGGAATGGCCTTCGGCATGCCGGAGGGGGAGGCGCCGTCGGCGGACCTGGTCGCCGCGTTGCAGGCCAGTCCCGAGCAGTGGGCCGCGGCGAGCAACGGCACGCGTGGTGCGGCCGCGCTCCAGCTGGTCAGCGGGAAGTCGGTGATGCCGATCGGCGGGTTCAACGGCGGTGACCCGGCGCCGACGCTGGCGCAGTTCCAGCAGTACGTGGCCGAAGGCAAGATCGGTTACTACATCACCGACGGCGGTCGCATGGGCGGGCCAGGCGGGGGGAGCAACGAGATCGCCGAATGGGTGGAGGCGAACTTCACCGCGACCACGATCGGCGGGCAGTCGGTCTACGACCTCACGCCGTAG
- a CDS encoding glycosyltransferase produces the protein MTATLPADTRRAPVETDGPAPVLDVVVPVYNEETDLGPSVRELHRHLSRRFPYRFRITIADNASTDRTWSIAEGLAGELAEVTAVRLEQKGRGRALHSVWLASDAKVLAYMDVDLSTDLAALSPLVASLISGHSDVAIGSRLARGARVVRGAKREIISRCYNLLLRGTLSVRFSDAQCGFKAIRADVARELLPHVADTGWFFDTELLVLAQRAGARIHEVPVDWVDDPDSRVDIVSTAIADLRGIARLARALATGTVPIGRLRDQLNRAPAPVNAPGVPGGLVRQLVRFAAVGVASTLAYLLLFVLLRGGFGPQAANFVALAVTAVANTAANRRLTFGVRGAAGAGRHHLEGMLVFLLGLGLTSGSLALLHSATSPSQPIELIVLVLANLTATVLRFLLLRGWVFNPRRNRSENK, from the coding sequence ATGACAGCGACTCTGCCCGCGGACACCCGGCGCGCGCCGGTCGAGACGGACGGCCCGGCCCCGGTGCTCGACGTCGTGGTGCCCGTGTACAACGAAGAGACCGATCTCGGCCCCAGCGTGCGGGAACTGCACCGGCACCTGAGCCGCCGCTTCCCGTACCGGTTCCGGATCACCATCGCCGACAACGCCAGCACCGACCGGACCTGGTCGATCGCCGAGGGCCTCGCCGGTGAGCTGGCCGAGGTGACCGCGGTGCGGCTGGAGCAGAAAGGGCGCGGCCGCGCCTTGCACTCGGTATGGCTGGCCTCGGACGCGAAAGTGCTGGCGTACATGGATGTCGACCTGTCCACCGACCTGGCCGCACTGTCCCCTTTGGTCGCTTCGCTCATCTCCGGGCACTCCGACGTGGCGATCGGGAGCAGGCTGGCGCGCGGTGCGCGGGTGGTGCGTGGAGCCAAGCGGGAGATCATTTCGCGCTGCTACAACCTGTTGCTGCGCGGCACGCTCTCGGTACGCTTTTCCGATGCCCAGTGCGGCTTCAAGGCCATCCGCGCGGATGTGGCGCGCGAACTGCTGCCGCACGTCGCCGACACCGGCTGGTTCTTCGACACCGAACTGCTGGTGCTGGCGCAACGCGCGGGCGCGCGCATCCACGAGGTTCCGGTGGACTGGGTGGACGATCCCGACAGCCGCGTGGACATCGTCTCGACCGCGATCGCCGATCTGCGCGGCATCGCCAGGCTCGCCCGCGCGCTGGCCACCGGCACCGTGCCGATCGGCAGGCTGCGCGACCAGCTCAACCGCGCGCCGGCCCCGGTGAACGCGCCCGGCGTGCCCGGCGGACTGGTCCGCCAACTGGTCCGGTTCGCCGCCGTCGGCGTTGCCAGCACGCTGGCCTACCTGCTGCTGTTTGTCCTGCTGCGCGGTGGTTTCGGCCCGCAGGCGGCCAACTTCGTGGCACTGGCGGTGACCGCGGTGGCGAACACCGCGGCCAACCGCAGGCTCACCTTCGGCGTGCGCGGCGCGGCCGGTGCCGGTCGCCACCACCTCGAAGGCATGCTGGTGTTCCTGCTCGGCCTCGGGCTGACCAGTGGTTCGCTGGCGCTGCTGCACTCGGCCACCAGCCCGTCCCAGCCGATCGAGCTGATCGTGCTGGTGCTGGCCAATCTCACCGCCACCGTCCTGCGCTTCCTGCTGCTGCGCGGCTGGGTGTTCAACCCCCGCCGCAACCGATCGGAGAACAAGTGA
- a CDS encoding SDR family NAD(P)-dependent oxidoreductase, whose product MENELTAHEFTGSRAVITGAAGAIGSALARAIAEAGAEVLLVDQDPAAQVLAAELGGRAVLGDPSESGLPADVLMELDGPPELLVLATDEQVWSPAVELSEADWQRQSEVNVGALYRMVRAAAPSMARRGSGAVLAVSSVTAERAAVGAVPYGATKAAVSQLVRGLAVELGPSGVRVNGIAPGPLADRRSRRRVVERVPLGRLADPADLVGPAMFLLSADARYVTGQVLVVDGGYALS is encoded by the coding sequence GTGGAGAACGAGTTGACCGCGCACGAGTTCACCGGCAGCCGTGCGGTGATCACCGGCGCGGCCGGGGCCATCGGGTCCGCGCTGGCCAGGGCCATCGCCGAGGCGGGCGCCGAGGTGCTGCTGGTCGACCAGGACCCGGCGGCCCAGGTGCTGGCCGCCGAGCTGGGCGGCCGCGCGGTGCTCGGCGACCCGAGCGAGAGCGGCCTGCCCGCCGATGTCCTGATGGAACTGGACGGTCCGCCGGAACTGCTGGTGCTGGCCACGGACGAGCAGGTGTGGTCCCCGGCGGTCGAACTGAGCGAAGCCGACTGGCAGCGGCAGTCCGAAGTGAACGTCGGCGCGTTGTACCGGATGGTGCGCGCGGCCGCGCCGTCGATGGCCCGGCGCGGTTCGGGCGCGGTGCTGGCTGTCTCGTCGGTGACCGCCGAGCGCGCGGCGGTCGGCGCGGTGCCCTACGGCGCGACCAAGGCGGCGGTTTCGCAGTTGGTACGCGGGCTCGCGGTGGAGCTGGGGCCGAGCGGAGTGCGGGTGAACGGCATCGCGCCCGGGCCGCTCGCGGACCGGCGCAGCCGCCGCCGGGTGGTGGAGCGTGTGCCGCTGGGCCGCCTCGCCGACCCGGCCGACCTGGTCGGGCCCGCGATGTTCCTGCTGTCGGCGGACGCGCGTTACGTCACCGGCCAGGTCCTGGTGGTCGACGGCGGGTACGCGCTGTCGTGA
- a CDS encoding BlaI/MecI/CopY family transcriptional regulator, giving the protein MAGTGGLGELERAVMDVLWDREDADPVTVRAVADALAERKPAYTTVMTVLDRLAKKGFVLRERDGRAWSYRPAASRDAYVARLMLDALELTGDREAALTHFARSVSNPEAEALSQALDRHRKSR; this is encoded by the coding sequence ATGGCGGGAACAGGCGGTTTGGGCGAGCTGGAACGCGCGGTGATGGACGTGCTGTGGGACCGGGAAGACGCCGATCCGGTGACGGTGCGCGCGGTCGCCGACGCGCTGGCCGAGCGCAAACCGGCGTACACCACGGTGATGACCGTGCTCGACCGGCTGGCGAAGAAGGGTTTTGTGCTCCGCGAACGCGACGGCCGCGCCTGGTCCTACCGCCCGGCCGCCAGCCGTGACGCCTACGTGGCCCGGCTGATGCTCGACGCGCTCGAACTGACCGGTGATCGCGAGGCCGCGCTGACCCACTTCGCGCGCTCGGTGAGCAATCCCGAGGCCGAAGCGCTCAGCCAGGCGCTGGACAGGCACCGGAAGTCGCGATGA
- a CDS encoding M56 family metallopeptidase codes for MSAVAHLAVTLVLCLLAVPPLLGARWSSQSPGAAVVAWQLLLATGVLCVVGLFGALGLAPYDRPMLPALGEFTEDLSTGLPPEMTLARLCWLIAAVVTAVLVPVTVVASTVGVLRIRRRQRDLLALLGRTDPAAPGAVVVDHPAPMAYCVPGLRPRIVVSSGTLEMLDRGQLAAVLGHERAHARERHDLVLVPFTALRRVLPNSRYAKEISATVALLLEMRADDRACRAHPRGCLLAALRRFRDGGFTTPAGTLGIEGDITARLDRIAEPRRRQLLPARWIALAATTALASTPVSLFLWPG; via the coding sequence ATGAGCGCGGTCGCGCACCTGGCGGTGACGCTGGTGCTCTGCCTGCTCGCCGTGCCGCCGCTGCTGGGCGCGCGCTGGAGCAGCCAGAGTCCCGGCGCCGCGGTGGTGGCCTGGCAACTGCTGCTGGCCACCGGCGTGCTGTGCGTGGTGGGCCTGTTCGGCGCGCTCGGGCTGGCGCCCTACGACCGGCCGATGCTGCCCGCGCTGGGTGAGTTCACCGAGGACCTGAGCACCGGCCTGCCGCCGGAGATGACGCTCGCGCGGCTCTGCTGGCTGATCGCCGCCGTGGTCACCGCCGTGCTGGTGCCGGTCACCGTGGTCGCGTCCACTGTGGGCGTGCTGCGGATCCGGCGCCGCCAGCGCGATCTGCTCGCGCTGCTCGGGCGCACCGATCCGGCCGCGCCGGGCGCGGTGGTGGTGGACCACCCGGCGCCGATGGCCTACTGCGTGCCGGGGCTGCGGCCGCGGATCGTGGTCAGCTCCGGCACGCTGGAGATGCTCGATCGCGGTCAGCTCGCCGCGGTGCTCGGGCACGAGCGGGCGCACGCGCGCGAACGGCACGACCTGGTGCTGGTGCCGTTCACCGCGTTGCGCCGGGTGCTGCCGAATTCGCGCTATGCCAAGGAAATCTCGGCCACCGTTGCCTTGCTGCTGGAGATGCGCGCCGACGACAGGGCCTGCCGGGCGCACCCACGCGGCTGCCTGCTGGCCGCGCTGCGGCGCTTCCGCGACGGCGGGTTCACCACCCCGGCCGGCACGCTGGGCATCGAGGGCGACATCACCGCGCGGCTGGACCGCATCGCCGAGCCCCGCCGACGGCAGCTGCTGCCCGCCCGCTGGATCGCGCTCGCCGCGACCACCGCACTGGCGTCGACGCCGGTCAGCCTGTTCCTCTGGCCAGGCTGA
- a CDS encoding GntR family transcriptional regulator produces the protein MTLKVVVDADSGVAPWRQVHDQIVRLITAGALVPGARLPPIRQLARDLALASGTIARVYRELETGGWVHTARAKGTVVTEAADRPGRDALLHAAAAEYARTARELGVDRETALAAVHSAWSALESGSA, from the coding sequence ATGACGTTGAAGGTGGTCGTCGACGCCGACAGCGGCGTCGCGCCGTGGCGGCAGGTGCACGACCAGATCGTCCGGCTGATCACCGCGGGCGCGCTGGTCCCCGGCGCGCGCCTGCCGCCGATCCGCCAGCTCGCCAGGGACCTCGCGCTCGCGTCGGGCACCATCGCGCGGGTCTACCGCGAACTGGAGACGGGCGGCTGGGTGCACACCGCCCGCGCGAAGGGCACCGTGGTCACCGAAGCCGCCGACCGGCCCGGCCGGGACGCGCTCCTGCACGCCGCCGCCGCCGAATACGCGCGCACCGCGCGGGAGCTGGGGGTGGACAGGGAAACCGCGCTGGCCGCCGTTCACTCGGCCTGGTCCGCACTCGAATCCGGCAGCGCGTAA
- a CDS encoding RGCVC family protein: protein MAEAVESQPSNACPACSHPLEAHDRLGDRYCTATVAGGFDRGCICSRETRLMKA, encoded by the coding sequence ATGGCCGAAGCCGTCGAAAGCCAGCCGAGTAACGCCTGTCCGGCGTGCTCGCACCCACTGGAAGCCCACGACCGGCTCGGTGACCGCTACTGCACCGCCACCGTCGCAGGTGGATTCGACCGCGGTTGCATCTGTTCCCGCGAAACTCGCCTTATGAAGGCTTAG
- a CDS encoding DUF6307 family protein — translation MTVETPYISRYEQRVKLIGEAVQANSKLKEKEATALAVHILQAIDSAPERIR, via the coding sequence ATGACAGTCGAAACCCCGTACATCTCCCGTTATGAACAACGCGTCAAGCTGATCGGGGAGGCGGTGCAGGCCAACTCCAAGCTCAAGGAGAAGGAAGCCACCGCGCTCGCCGTGCACATCCTGCAGGCGATCGACTCGGCCCCGGAGCGGATCCGCTAG